A section of the Triticum dicoccoides isolate Atlit2015 ecotype Zavitan chromosome 7A, WEW_v2.0, whole genome shotgun sequence genome encodes:
- the LOC119332311 gene encoding nuclear transcription factor Y subunit B-8-like, with amino-acid sequence MENDGVPNGPAAPAPTQATPEVREQDRLMPIANVIRIMRRALPAHAKISDEAKEAIQECVSEFISFVTGEANERCRMQRRKTVNAEDIVWALNRLGFDDYVVPLSVFLERMRNPEAGTGGAAAGYSRAVTSAPPRAAPPVIHAVPLQARPPAPVQAHNQMQRPVYAPPAPVQVQMQQGIYGPRAPVHGYAVGMAPVRANVGGQYQVFGGERVMGQQYYGYGYGEGAYGAGSSNGGAGIGDEESSSNGVPAPGEGKGEPEPEPAAEESQDKPVQSG; translated from the coding sequence ATGGAGAACGACGGCGTCCCCAACGGACCAGCGGCGCCGGCGCCTACCCAGGCGACCCCGGAGGTGCGGGAGCAGGACCGGCTGATGCCGATCGCAAACGTGATCCGCATCATGCGCCGCGCGCTTCCTGCCCACGCCAAGATCTCCGACGAAGCCAAGGAGGCGATCCAGGAATGCGTGTCGGAGTTCATCAGCTTCGTCACCGGCGAGGCCAACGAACGGTGCCGCATGCAGCGCCGCAAGACCGTCAACGCCGAAGACATCGTGTGGGCCCTAAACCGCCTCGGCTTCGACGACTACGTCGTGCCCCTCAGCGTCTTCCTGGAGCGCATGCGCAACCCCGAGGCGGGGACAGGTGGTGCCGCTGCAGGCTACAGCCGCGCCGTGACGAGTGCGCCTCCCCGTGCGGCCCCGCCTGTGATCCACGCCGTGCCGCTGCAGGCTCGGCCCCCAGCTCCGGTGCAGGCTCATAATCAGATGCAGCGGCCTGTGTATGCTCCCCCGGCTCCGGTACAGGTTCAGATGCAGCAGGGCATCTACGGGCCCCGGGCTCCAGTGCACGGGTACGCCGTCGGAATGGCACCCGTGCGGGCCAACGTCGGCGGGCAGTACCAGGTGTTCGGCGGAGAGCGTGTCATGGGCCAGCAATACTACGGGTACGGTTACGGGGAAGGAGCATACGGCGCAGGTAGCAGCAACGGAGGAGCCGGCATTGGCGACGAGGAGAGCTCGTCCAACGGCGTGCCGGCGCCGGGGGAGGGCAAGGGGGAGCCAGAGCCAGAGCCAGCAGCAGAAGAATCGCAGGACAAGCCCGTCCAATCTGGCTAG